The following proteins are co-located in the Vigna unguiculata cultivar IT97K-499-35 chromosome 9, ASM411807v1, whole genome shotgun sequence genome:
- the LOC114164449 gene encoding uncharacterized protein LOC114164449, with translation MASWKKTIATPFKKACTFFNQQPPRDPKKSQTEQENRIMDLHGEVMACGYEDVQVMWSILDKSKSSACNITSS, from the exons atggcCTCATGGAAGAAAACCATTGCCACCCCTTTCAAAAAAGCTTGCACTTTCTTCAACCAGCAACCCCCCAGAGACCCTAAGAAGTCTCAAACAG AGCAAGAGAACCGGATTATGGATCTCCATGGTGAGGTGATGGCATGTGGGTATGAAGATGTTCAAGTTATGTGGTCAATTCTTGACAAGTCAAAATCTTCGGCCTGCAATATAACTTCATCGTGA